The Streptomyces sp. NBC_00775 genome includes the window ACGACGCCGAGCCCCCGCACATCCGGGGCTCGGCGTCGCGGTGTTGTGGGACGTGTGGAACTTGCGGGGTGTACGGGATGTGCGGGACTCGTCTCAGCGGCACCCTGCGGGCTGCGGCCGACCGCCGGCCGGGACGCTCTCCGCAGCCGGCAGCCCGGCGGTGTCGCGGCGCAGCAGCAGGCAGGCCAGGATTCCGACGGCCAGCACGGCCAGCGGCAGGACGGCGGTGGTGTGCAAGGTGGCGGTGAAGGCGGCGGCGTAGGTCTTGCCGGTGGCGAGTTCGGCGGCGAGGCGGCTCTGGACCAGGGCGCCGACGGCGGCGGCACCGGCCACGGAACCGATCTGGCGGACGGTGTTGTTGACGCCGGAGGCGGCCCCGGCGAGGTGGCGCGGAATGTGCCGCATCGCCTCGGTGGACATGGGGGCGATGATGCAGCCGACGCCGAGACCGGTGACCAGGGTGGCCGGGACGAAGGCGTACCAGGCGGTGCTGGGCGCGGCGGTCAGGGTGAGGGCGAGGATCCCGGCGCCGTAGCAGACGAGCCCGGTGAGCAGGACGTACTTGCCGCCGATACGGTCCGCCAGCCGGCCGGCGAAGGGGCCGACGGTCATCGACACCAGCGACGAGGGGGCGAGCACCAGACCGGCCTTGACGGGGCTGAGGTGCAGCACGGACTGCAGATAGAGGTTGAACGGCAGGACCATGCCGAGCATGGCGACGGAGACCAGGCCGACCAGGGCGGTCATCGCGGTGAAGTTGCGGTCCCGGAACAGCGCGAACGGGACGAGCGGTTCGCGGTCCTGGCGGCGCCGCTGGTGCAGGACGAAGCCGGCGCCCAGCGCGGCCCCGGCGGAGAGCAGCGTCCAAATCCCCGCTCCCCACTGGTAGTTCGCGCCTTCCTGGAGGCCGAAGGCCAGACAGAACAGGGCGGCCGTGGACAGCAGGACGCCGGTCAGGTCGAGGCGGTGGGCCCGCGCCGGCCGGATGTCGGGAACCACCAGGAACGTCAGGACGAACGCGGCCACCCCGATCGGCACGTTGACCAGGAAGATCCAGCGCCAGCTCACGGCGGAGACCAGCACACCGCCCAGGGTGGGCCCGGACAGGGTGGCCAGCCCGGCGACCATGCCCCAGACGCCCATGGCGGTGCCGCGGCGCTCGGCCGGGAAGACGGCGACGATGAGGGTCATGGTCTGCGGGGTGAGCAGCGCCGCGCCCAGACCCTGCACGACCCGGGCGACGATCAGAGCCGTCGCGGTGGGGGCGAGCCCGCAGGCGACGCTGGCGAGCGTGAACACCACCAGGCCCGCCGCGAACAGCGTCCGCGGCCCGCGCAGATCACCGAGCCGGCCGGCCGTGATGATCAGCACCGACAGCGCCAGGGCGTAGCCGCTGACCACCCACAGGGTCCGGTCGAGCGAGGTGCCGAGGTCGCTCATCAGGTCCGGGATCGCGATGTTCACGATCGTCAGATCCAGCAGGGTCATGAAGAACCCCAGCGAGAGCGTCACCAGAACCGCCCACGGGTTCGCTCGCCACTTCCGCATGATCGTGCCCCTTCCGTCCGCCCGGCGGTGTCCGGGTGCCTGCCAGAACAGTAATCCATCTTTTTAGATGCATCAAGAGTGATGCATCTAGTCTCGATGCATCCAACATCGATGCATCGATCCTGATGTAATCTGGGGGCATGAACGGAGTCGAGCTGTTCCTCCTCGGACGCGCCCTGATGAAGATCGGCGAAGCCGCGATGCCGGAGCCCGAAGGCGGCGCCGGGCGCCACGGCGGCAGCGTGCGGTCCGTCCTCATCGTGGCCAGTGACGTGGCCACCCACCCCGACACCGCCGTGGGCGAGATCGCCGCCCGTACGGGCCTGCCGCAGAGCCAGGTCTCCACCGCCGTCGCCCGCCTCAAGGACACCGGTGCCGTCATCACCGCACCCGACCCGGCCGACCGCCGCCGCCTCCTCGTCCGCCAGGCCCCGCAGGCCTCCGCCCGCGTCGCCGAGGTCAGGGCCACCACCATCGACGACGCCCTCGACGCGGCCCTGGGCGACAGCACGCCCGAGCAGCGCAAGGAGGTCGCCGACGCGCTGGAGGTGCTGGCCCGCCACCTGGCTCCGCGCGATCAGACGTGACGCGGTAAAGCGGTAAGGAGGGGGGCGTCTAC containing:
- a CDS encoding DHA2 family efflux MFS transporter permease subunit yields the protein MRKWRANPWAVLVTLSLGFFMTLLDLTIVNIAIPDLMSDLGTSLDRTLWVVSGYALALSVLIITAGRLGDLRGPRTLFAAGLVVFTLASVACGLAPTATALIVARVVQGLGAALLTPQTMTLIVAVFPAERRGTAMGVWGMVAGLATLSGPTLGGVLVSAVSWRWIFLVNVPIGVAAFVLTFLVVPDIRPARAHRLDLTGVLLSTAALFCLAFGLQEGANYQWGAGIWTLLSAGAALGAGFVLHQRRRQDREPLVPFALFRDRNFTAMTALVGLVSVAMLGMVLPFNLYLQSVLHLSPVKAGLVLAPSSLVSMTVGPFAGRLADRIGGKYVLLTGLVCYGAGILALTLTAAPSTAWYAFVPATLVTGLGVGCIIAPMSTEAMRHIPRHLAGAASGVNNTVRQIGSVAGAAAVGALVQSRLAAELATGKTYAAAFTATLHTTAVLPLAVLAVGILACLLLRRDTAGLPAAESVPAGGRPQPAGCR
- a CDS encoding MarR family winged helix-turn-helix transcriptional regulator, whose amino-acid sequence is MNGVELFLLGRALMKIGEAAMPEPEGGAGRHGGSVRSVLIVASDVATHPDTAVGEIAARTGLPQSQVSTAVARLKDTGAVITAPDPADRRRLLVRQAPQASARVAEVRATTIDDALDAALGDSTPEQRKEVADALEVLARHLAPRDQT